Genomic window (Candidatus Beckwithbacteria bacterium):
CACTAGCTATAATTTTAGTTTTAGCTGCCATAGCTTCCAGCAAAGTGTGAGATAAACCTTCATAAGTTGAGTACAAAACCAGATATTGTGACTGACTAATTTTTTTAAAAGTTTCTTGCTTATCTAAATTGCCAGTAAATAAAACTTGTTTTTCAAGATTAAATTTTTTGACTAAAGTCTCCAGCTTCTGTCTTTCGCTGCCCTCACCAACAATAGTCAGTTGCCAATTTTTCTGAGTTTTTTTAGTTAAAGTTACTAATGATTTAATTATTATATCCACCTGTTTCCAGGGTACAAGTCTACCTACAAAAATAATTGAATTAGGTTTTTTGGAGGTTTTGATAGGGTTATAAGTAATAGCATTGGGAATACTGATCACATTTTTCAGACCATATTGTTTTTGTAAAACTAGCTGCAAATAACTGCCAGGAACTATGACTTTTTGAGCGTGATGTAAAATTTGTTTTTGTAAATAAATTTTTATTCTATTAGCTAAACCTGGTTTTGCTGCTAAAAATTCTTCCAGGGTTAATGATCCTCCATTACTCTGATAAGCTTCCCAAGCTTCATCACCCACATACTTTACAAAATAGGTTTTATGTTTAAAAAGACAAACTAATGCAGCACTAAGTCCAATAGTCAGAGTGCCTTGTATATAAATCCTGTCTGCCCAATTAGTTTCCTGCCAAATTGCTTTAAAAAGCTGTTGTTGCCGCTGCAAAAAAGATTGTTTGTAAGAAATAGCAAATATGTTCCTCTCTTGTTTTGCATTTTTAGCAAAGGTGATAACTTTAGCATCTACGTTTTTAGGTAGATTAATAAGCAAATTACTCACATAGGTAGCTGGCCCACCTATATCAGGTGGGAAAATAGGAGTAATAATCAGAAGCTTCATATGATCTTTTTATATAGTTGATCCATTTGAGTTAAAACTTTTGACCAGGCAAATTTTTCTGTAACTGTGTTGCGGCCGTTACGGCTGATAGCCGGCCAGTTTTTACGATCTTTAATAATACTTATGAATTGCTTGGAAATATTTTTATTAAGATCAATAAGATAAGCATTTTCCCTATCAGTAATAATATCAGTAATTCCTCCGACTGGTGTGCCAATAGTAAGAAGTCCACAAGCCATGGCTTCAATAAAAGAAATTCCAAAACCTTCCTGGGTTGAAAGCCTTACAAACACATCATAGTTTGGTAAAACTATACTTAACTTACTTTGTTTTACATACCCCTTAAGCTTCACGATTTTTTCTAATCTTAGAGTTTTAATTTCAGTCTTTAATGCTTGTTCTAAACTACCAGTACCATAGATATCTAAAGTTATATCATAATCTTTATGCGTAAGATCAGAAACCACCTTGACTAGTTGAGTCAAATTATTTTTCGTCTCAAGCCTGGAGCTTGTTACTAGTTTTATTTTGTTATTATTTTTGGGTTTTGGGTTTTGGGTTGTGAACTTGTTAACATCAACACCATTAGGAACTACTGTAATTTTTTTGTTATCTAATTCCATTTTTACCAATTCTTTTTTTAAATAAGAACTAACGGCATGAACTAAATCAGCTTTTTGCAAAGCTTTGCCAATAATTTTTTTAAAGGTAGTGCCAAGTGGCCCAAATGATTCTTTGTAATCACCAATATCACCACCTTGAATAGTTGCTAGCCAAGGTAATGCAAATTCTTTTTTAAGCTTTGCTCCCACTAACATGCCGGGATAAATATGTGAGTGGATCACTTCAATATTTTTGCTTTGGATAATTTGTCGAGCTTTTCTGGTTAATGGCCAAATACTCAAAATGGTCTGAATATAACGGGTTTTATTGACTTCTACTCGATATATTTTCACCTTATGAAGAGTTTCTTCACTGGGCCAACTATCTTGCCATCTTCCGGTTACTACATAAACCTCATGTCCTTGCTTTGCTTGATGCTGCGCCAAATGCATGGCAAAGTTTTCGGCTCCATAAACGTGAGGATAGTAATGAGTAATAATATGGAGAATTTTCATACCAGCTTTTTATATTCTGCTAATGTTTTTTCAGCAATTTGTGGCCATTGATAATACTTAGATACTTGCTCATATCCAGCTTGACCTATTTCTTTGATTTTCTGATTATGAGTTAGTAGCCAGGTTAATTTTTCTGCCAGATCGCTGCTGTTTTTAGCTTTAATCAATAAACCATTTTGACCATGTTTTATCATACTAGGATTTGCTCCCACTCGACTAACTACGGCCACTAGTTTGTGCGACCAAGCCTCAAGCAAAGTAATTGGCTGGCCTTCAGCTAGTGAAGGCAAGACAAAAACCTGAGCTTTTTGATAAATTTCACTTAATTTTTCACCTATTATTCTACCTAAAAACTTTATTTTAGAATCTAGTTGATACGATTGAACTAAATGCTTTGCTTTTTCCATCTCTGGACCTTCACCTACGATTTCTAATTCCCAATTGTCAAATTTTTTACTAAGTTGGTCTAAGGCTTTAATTAAATAAACTACTCCTTTTTGCTCAACTAATCTTCCTACAAATAATAATTTTATTTTGCCAGAATCAGCTATTTTGCTTATGTTTTCTTTTACAACTACACCGTTGGAAATAACTACTGTTTTTTTACTTAAATTTTTATAATCTAAAAAATTAGGGCTAACAGTAATAATCAAGTCATAAGGAATATAGAGTAAAAACAGTTTCTCAAGCCAAGCCTGTAAACCTTTTTGTTTAAGATCTAAAAGATGGGAGCCATGCACAGTCAAGACTACTGGTTTTTTCCAAAGTTTGGCCAAAATCCAGGCTGGTGGCCCCATACTATGACCTTGAGCATGAATAATATTAAAATCTTTAATTTTTAGAAAAAGAACCGGTACCGCCCAAACTGACCACCAAAATCGTTGCCATAAACTATCATTTTTTTGAGAAAAAATAATTACTTCACAGCCTTGTTTTTGCAGTTCTTGAGTCAGATATTTAGTATGGATTTGGCCACCACCAATAAAACTACCTCCATAGCAATCAACCAGCATGGCAATTTTTATTTTTTTAGGCATAGTTGATATAAGTTTTCTGTTTCATTTGCAATCTTTTCCCAATTATACACAGCAACCTTTTTTAAACCATTATCTCGCAGCTGCCTAATCTTTTCTTGATTTTTTAGCAAACTTTGGGCTTTGCTAATAAAATCTGCAAAATTATCTTTTTCAAAAAGCTCAACTGAGCCTAATGTTTTGACAAATGTTTGAGAAGTAGGAATATCTGCAACCAAAGCTGGAGCCCCTAAAGCCGCTGCTTCGACCAGCACAATACCAAAACCTTCAATGAGCGAAGGGTGAATTAGCAATTGGGCTTTAGCCATAGTTGTATATAAAGTTTTCTGATCCAAGTTTTTTTTAAACCAAACTCGATTAGTTAATTTCATACGCTTAACCATTTGCTTGAGTGTATTTTCCTGAGGACCAGAACCAATAATTCCCAGTTTTACCTGCTGGTCAGAGATTTTGCTCATCAATTTAATAGCCCAATCAACCCGCTTATATGCAGTTAAGCGACTTACTACTAGCAATAATTTCTTATCTTTTTTGACTTGACAGTAAGGCCTTATCTTAGAAATATCAACTCCGCAGGGAATAAGGGCAATTTTGTTTTTAACTATTCCAGCCTTTTCAAGTTTTTTCAAAACCGAAACATCTGTCACAATAAAGCGAGTCCATGGTAATAGTAGTGAAATCCTCTCGCTAATTTCCCCAATTAACCCTAAGAAAAAACCAAACTGTTTTTGCCAAACTCCCAATAAAACATCAGGATAAAAAGCTAAGGTTGGAACCTTTTTTATAATACCCAGCAATGATGCCGGAATATAGGTCACAAAATTGGCAGCTTCAATAATATCAATTTGTTTTAAATCAAAGCCTTGCCAAACCACCCAAAAAACATAGCAAAGTCTGGAAAAAAGTGAAGTTATTGAGGCTTTGGTGTCAGAAATTTCTGAACCAAACCGTTTTATAGTTATATTGCCATTTTGTTCTAGTGCTAATTCACCACTTTTTTTCCTGGCTAAAACTATGACAGTATGTTTTTTAGCTAAATTGGTAGCTATGTAGTAGCTTCGAGCTTCCACTCCACCAGAAAAAATAGGCTTGGTAAGGCTAGGAAAAAATTCGCTTATAAAAAGGATGTGCATTGATCTAGTATACAATGAAGCAGTAATTTTTGAGGCGTTATTTAAAATAAACTACTTATAAGTATTCTTTTAAAACCTGAAAGTTTTTAAGTAATTCTTCTTTTTGTGAAGCTCTGTATAAAGCCACAGCCGGATGATACAGTGGCACAATATTGACAACCCCATAATCAGCCCAAGCTTCATAAGCTTTTCCGTGCATAGCGCTAATGCCGCTGACTCTATTTCCTAATCCGAATTTTTCCATAATATAGACCATAGAAAAACGACCTAAAGTCGCAATTACATCAGGCTGAATGATACTAATTTGTTTGTCTAAAAAAGGTGCATAAATAGCAATTTCCGCTGGGTTTGGGTCACGGTTTCCTGGAGGTCGATCTTTAACAATATTAGTCACATAAACATCTTTGCGGCTTAAATCAATAGAGGCACATAGCTCATCTAAAACCCGACCAGCTGCGCCACAAAAAGGCCGACCTTGTTTGGCCTCATTTTCCCCAGGCGCCTCACCAATAAACATGATTTTGGCATCATGGCTACCTTCCCCTAAAACCGGGTAATATTTATTTTTAGTCCGGTATTCGTAAAGTGGTGACTCTTTCAGCTGCCAAACTTCATCACGAATTTGCTTGAGCTGCTGGGTTTTAGAACTAGTCATACTTTTATTTATAACTTGTAATGTAATCTTTTCCAAATTCTTTTTCCCATCTTTTTTGTACTTCTTTACTAGGCCACCATAAAAATTCTCCTAAATCAATCTTGTCTTTTTTAAAAACAACTCCTTCAGCTTCCAGTTTTTCTTGCTGAACTTTTAGACCTCCAAAAGCATAGGTTTGAGCACACTTGCCCTGACTATTTACTACCCGATGGCAAGGAACATTAACAGGATCTTCATTATTGTGCATATAATTACCAACCAAACGAGGATTGGTTACCCCTGCCCAATGAGCCACCATTTTATAAGTTAAGACTTTACCTTTAGGAATTTGAGAAACCACTTGATATGTTCGATCTCGACCATTCATAACTTAACTATTGCAATTAATAATTTCAAAATCTGAGTAATTCTGAATTTTATTTTCAAAAACTTCTACCTGCTTTATTTTTGCTAGTCTTGGTCCTTGGTGACACCAGGCTACAAAAGTTTCTAAACTATCTTGGTCACCTTCGACTTCAATTAAAACCGAACCATCATTTTGATTACAAACAGTTCCTGCTAGGCCTAGTTTTTTAGCATAAGATACCGCACTAAAACGAAACCCAATTCCTTGAACCCTACCTTGGATAATTATCCTGAGATGTTTTTTGTTTTTCATGAACTATTTTTGGTTGTAATTTTTGTTTTAGATTTTGCAAAGGACTTTGTTTTAAAAACCAACGGGGTGTCCGATATGCCAAACTATGAAATTGTTTTTTGAAGTTGGTCATTTCCCTTTTTTATTGAGTAGCGCAATTTCTCGGATTAATTGAGCTACATCACTGCGTAAATTTTCTAAAGCCACGCTCAACCTGAAAATTAGATAAAAAGCTACAATTAAAGCAAAATACATAACCATATCACTACCTCGACCAATACCTAAAACACCTGCCACAAAACTTAAAAAGCCCGGGAAAAAGATCGCAAAAACTCCCGCTATCCAAAGGGCCGTCCAAAACAAAAAGGTGCCAAACTTGACGCTATTATCTTTAAATCGCAACCAAACTCTGGAAATCGGCCATAATAAAATAGTAAAGATAATTAGCTTGACTGGTAATAAATCAAAATTCATAGTTCAAATTTACTATTAAGATAAGCAAACATATCTTACTAATTTAACGAAATAAACGCAAAAGCAGCTTCAGCCCTACATTAACACTATTTAGATTACTCTGACCTTTAGCTCTGGAATACTTTGTGTAAATGACTCTAATAGGAACTTCTTTTAGTTTTAAATTATGACGTTTAATCTCAGCAAAAAACTCTGATGAAACTTCCATCCCTTGAGTTTTGAGTCTAATTATTTGCAAGGCTTTTTTGCTAAAAACTCTAAAACCAGATTGGGAATCAGTAGTCCACACTCCAAAAAACAGCCAAGTCAGCAAACTGCCAGTATGCATAATAAACTGACGGTCAATAGGAACTTTCTTAAGATCATGATACCTGGTCCCAATCACCACATCAGCTTGGTTTTTTACAATTGGTTTAATAGCTTTTTCAATATCTCTTGGATCATGCTGACCATCACTATCCATAGTTAGAGCAATATCAAAATTGTGTAATTTGGCATAGCTAAGCCCGGTAGCTAAAGCTGCTCCCAATCCCCTATTTAAGATATGCGACAAAACGGTAACTTGGCTTTTTTGAGCCAATTTAGCGGTTTGGTCTTTACTGCCATCATTAACCACTACAATTTCAATTACATATTGCTTTAACGTTTGGCAATATTTTTTCAAACTGTTGAGAACTTGGACAATAACAGGAGCTTCATTATAAGCAGGCAGAATAATACAAAGAGAAGGTTTTTTCATGCGTTAGAAAAGAAGGCAATTGTTTCCTGTAGGCCTGTTTTTAGATTGTAGTTTGGTTGCCAGCCTAACAGTTTTTTGGCCTTTTTGTTTGCTAAAACACTTCGATTAATATCTCCTTCTTTTCGGGGAGCTTTAGTAATAGCTATTTCTACCTTAGCTTCTTTTTGCATCAGCTCCGCCAATGCAGCAATAGTAGTTTCTTTGCAAGTAGAAATATGCATTGTCTCAGAAACCTGTTTTTGAGCTGCTAGAACATTAGCTCTAGCTACATCTTTAACATATACAAAATCGCGGCTTTGTTTACCATTACCATAAATTGTTACAGGTCTCCGACCAGCTATATTTTGAGCAAAAATCGCTACTACTCCACCTTCACCAGAGCTATCCTGAGCTGGACCATAGACATTAGCGTAACGAAAAACAGTAGTGGCAAAATTACATTGATAAAGCTTAATATAAGCTTCAGCACTATATTTGTCCAAACCATAAAAGGATAGAGGTTGACAGATAGTTTTTTCTTTAATCGGAAAGTTTTTAGGATCACCGTAGACAGCTACCGTTGAGGCAAAAATGAATTGTTCGACTTTAAATTTTTTACAAAGTTCTAGAGTGTTAAGAGTTCCTAAGACATTATTGCTGGCATATTTGGTGGGAATTTTCAAAGACTGCGGCACATGAATCAAGGCCGCATGATGACTCACAATTTGAGGCCTAAAATCAGCAAAGGCCACTTCCAATTCTGGGCTGGAAACATCTAAGCGATATTGTTTAACTTTTTTGGAGCGCAATTTTCCTGGCACATTCAAATCAACCACCGCAACCTCAAAACCAGCTTCTAAATAGGCTTCGACTAAATGTGAGCCAATAAAACCAGCCCCTCCAGTAATTAAAACTTTATTCATACAATATTATTACTTTACTACGCTACCCAATATCCCCTGGTAAATAAAGCTGTACAAAGCAGCAACAAAACTGCAAAAAGTCCTAAAAGACCATATTTTATTGCTTTGTTTTTTACCATACCTAGGACGATAAATCCAGGGAAAAGCATCAGTACATAACGAGGCATTGAAGAAAAAGTCCCAGTTAGGGTCGGTAAAAGCAAAGACAGACTAGCAAAAATCAGATAGCTTAGCCTGATTTTTTTGATATAACCCCAGATTAGTAAGCCAATAAAACTAAGGCTGCTCAAAAATTCCAACCAAATCGTAAAGTAAAGCCAACTGTGTTTTTCTACCGTAAAAATCATCCGAATATAGCGCCATAACACTTGGTACAAAAGTACAAACTTATCTGTTTCCCGACCAGCTCCAAAGCCTTCTTGAACATGGGCAAAGAGCAAGGCATCCCCAAATTTACTTTGTAAAAAGTACATATAAGCCAAAAGTCCTAAGCTCGGAACCAATGTCCAGACCAAAATCAATTTTTGGCTTAAAGATTTGCTTTTCACCTTTTCCCAAAGTTCATAGAAAAAAGCTGGCACAATAAAAATGCCGGTAATTCTAGTCAAAGTTACTGCTATTCCGCCAATCCCCATCTTTGCATAATCTTTGGTTCTTAAAAAATAAAATGAACTTAACAGTAATAATAAAAATAATGATTCTGTGTAGGCACTGAGGAAATAAAAACTAGTTGGGAAATAGATCAAAAATACCAAACTCCATTTGGCTATTTTTTTTGAATAATCAAGCCGCAGTAGCTTGTAAAACATCCCTAAAGCCAAGACAAAACAAATATGTGAAATGAGTAGAGCGACAAATAATTTATTGACCAAAATATAAGAAAACAATCTAATAAGTAGCATATAAAGAGGGAAAAAAGCTTGGGTCAGACCGTAAATATAGCCATCTTGAGCTAGCCGTAAATAGTGTACCCCATCAAAATTGGCCCATGACCAGAAAAGCGACGAACCATATGGCTCCAAGGCTACGTCTGCGTAGGGAAAACTAGGTTTAAAAGGCAAAGCGTATAACCCAACAATTGCAGCCACTAAAGTCAGCGCTCGTAAAACCAAGACATGAGTTAAGATAAATTTCCAAGGGATCTTCATATTGGTGTTTCTTATTATAAAACATATATACCAAATAGCTCATCACAAAATCATAATTTTAAAATTGTTAACTATAAGTAAGTATGATATGTTTTAAATAACAAGATTTATCAATATAAATTATTTATGCTTTCCAAAAGAATAGTAGTCAATGACAAAATGCAAAGTAATTTTGTCTATTATTTAACTGAGCCTATTGGTAAACATTTTGATCCTGATTTTCAGCCGCAACTAACTCCCAAGCAAATGTTGGAACTTGGAGTTTTTGGCGGGAAATATATGACTGACACTCAAAATGAATTCCCTAAAGATTGGTTTAGCAAAGCTAAACTTAGCCCAAAATTCTCTAATCCTGCTTGTAATTACTTTAAAATCTCTGCTTCAAAACCACTTTCTTATTGGCAAGAAAAAGGCTGGATTCATCCCGCTGACCCCAGAGGTTGGTTTCAGTGGTATTGTCGTTATTTTATGGGTCGCAGAATTCCTGAAGAAGATGAGAGACAAATTAAGCGCTGGAAAGCTATGAAGCGTCATATTGCCCAAATTCAAAAAAATTGTTTACCAAGAGATTTGAACTGTCGTAAAAAACAGCGTCAGGCTTTACTTCATTGGGCTTACGATAGTAGGAAATTGTAAAATGTGATTAAATGTTGCTAAATATGAAGAAACAAATTCTACTACTACTTTTAGTATTTTTATCGGCTTGTTCTTTACCCCAAAACATAAGTACTAAATTAATAGAAACTAAAGGAAAAATATCATCAGACAACTATTTAGGTAGTTATTATAAAGACAATTATGTTTGGGGCGGAGCTATGAATTTAGCTTGGAATGATCTTAATGAAAATATTTTACATGAGAAAATACAACTAGACACCAAGGATAAAACAGCTTTAGAAATGGTAACAAAATTAAACGAAAGTCCTTTTAATAAAAATGATCTTGATGAAGCTAGTTATTACATTAAGAGCGGTTACGGGCAAGAGACTGTAAATATTATCAATCAAGAATCCAGGCAAAAATTCCCTTCCAAAAGCTTAAAAGATTTAGATATAGGGCTTGGACCAGAAGATATTATAGCTTATGCATATTTTTTAAAAGAAGTAGAGTATCAGAATCAATTTGAAGAAAAAAATGTTACTTTTCAAAATGATTCAGTAAAAGGTTTCTATGCTATAAATTATAAACAAAGAAATAA
Coding sequences:
- a CDS encoding DUF2304 domain-containing protein → MNFDLLPVKLIIFTILLWPISRVWLRFKDNSVKFGTFLFWTALWIAGVFAIFFPGFLSFVAGVLGIGRGSDMVMYFALIVAFYLIFRLSVALENLRSDVAQLIREIALLNKKGK
- a CDS encoding glycosyltransferase family 2 protein, whose translation is MKKPSLCIILPAYNEAPVIVQVLNSLKKYCQTLKQYVIEIVVVNDGSKDQTAKLAQKSQVTVLSHILNRGLGAALATGLSYAKLHNFDIALTMDSDGQHDPRDIEKAIKPIVKNQADVVIGTRYHDLKKVPIDRQFIMHTGSLLTWLFFGVWTTDSQSGFRVFSKKALQIIRLKTQGMEVSSEFFAEIKRHNLKLKEVPIRVIYTKYSRAKGQSNLNSVNVGLKLLLRLFR
- a CDS encoding glycosyltransferase, coding for MKLLIITPIFPPDIGGPATYVSNLLINLPKNVDAKVITFAKNAKQERNIFAISYKQSFLQRQQQLFKAIWQETNWADRIYIQGTLTIGLSAALVCLFKHKTYFVKYVGDEAWEAYQSNGGSLTLEEFLAAKPGLANRIKIYLQKQILHHAQKVIVPGSYLQLVLQKQYGLKNVISIPNAITYNPIKTSKKPNSIIFVGRLVPWKQVDIIIKSLVTLTKKTQKNWQLTIVGEGSERQKLETLVKKFNLEKQVLFTGNLDKQETFKKISQSQYLVLYSTYEGLSHTLLEAMAAKTKIIASDIKANSDVLENGKLGTLHSLTKADSLWQAFIKPYGSGKLEKAFEKINHEYSWQNHIKKIDSVLKLYD
- a CDS encoding glycosyltransferase family 4 protein, which encodes MKILHIITHYYPHVYGAENFAMHLAQHQAKQGHEVYVVTGRWQDSWPSEETLHKVKIYRVEVNKTRYIQTILSIWPLTRKARQIIQSKNIEVIHSHIYPGMLVGAKLKKEFALPWLATIQGGDIGDYKESFGPLGTTFKKIIGKALQKADLVHAVSSYLKKELVKMELDNKKITVVPNGVDVNKFTTQNPKPKNNNKIKLVTSSRLETKNNLTQLVKVVSDLTHKDYDITLDIYGTGSLEQALKTEIKTLRLEKIVKLKGYVKQSKLSIVLPNYDVFVRLSTQEGFGISFIEAMACGLLTIGTPVGGITDIITDRENAYLIDLNKNISKQFISIIKDRKNWPAISRNGRNTVTEKFAWSKVLTQMDQLYKKII
- a CDS encoding NAD-dependent epimerase/dehydratase family protein; translated protein: MNKVLITGGAGFIGSHLVEAYLEAGFEVAVVDLNVPGKLRSKKVKQYRLDVSSPELEVAFADFRPQIVSHHAALIHVPQSLKIPTKYASNNVLGTLNTLELCKKFKVEQFIFASTVAVYGDPKNFPIKEKTICQPLSFYGLDKYSAEAYIKLYQCNFATTVFRYANVYGPAQDSSGEGGVVAIFAQNIAGRRPVTIYGNGKQSRDFVYVKDVARANVLAAQKQVSETMHISTCKETTIAALAELMQKEAKVEIAITKAPRKEGDINRSVLANKKAKKLLGWQPNYNLKTGLQETIAFFSNA
- a CDS encoding uracil-DNA glycosylase; this translates as MTSSKTQQLKQIRDEVWQLKESPLYEYRTKNKYYPVLGEGSHDAKIMFIGEAPGENEAKQGRPFCGAAGRVLDELCASIDLSRKDVYVTNIVKDRPPGNRDPNPAEIAIYAPFLDKQISIIQPDVIATLGRFSMVYIMEKFGLGNRVSGISAMHGKAYEAWADYGVVNIVPLYHPAVALYRASQKEELLKNFQVLKEYL
- a CDS encoding glycosyltransferase family 4 protein, coding for MPKKIKIAMLVDCYGGSFIGGGQIHTKYLTQELQKQGCEVIIFSQKNDSLWQRFWWSVWAVPVLFLKIKDFNIIHAQGHSMGPPAWILAKLWKKPVVLTVHGSHLLDLKQKGLQAWLEKLFLLYIPYDLIITVSPNFLDYKNLSKKTVVISNGVVVKENISKIADSGKIKLLFVGRLVEQKGVVYLIKALDQLSKKFDNWELEIVGEGPEMEKAKHLVQSYQLDSKIKFLGRIIGEKLSEIYQKAQVFVLPSLAEGQPITLLEAWSHKLVAVVSRVGANPSMIKHGQNGLLIKAKNSSDLAEKLTWLLTHNQKIKEIGQAGYEQVSKYYQWPQIAEKTLAEYKKLV
- a CDS encoding MGMT family protein: MNGRDRTYQVVSQIPKGKVLTYKMVAHWAGVTNPRLVGNYMHNNEDPVNVPCHRVVNSQGKCAQTYAFGGLKVQQEKLEAEGVVFKKDKIDLGEFLWWPSKEVQKRWEKEFGKDYITSYK
- a CDS encoding acylphosphatase gives rise to the protein MKNKKHLRIIIQGRVQGIGFRFSAVSYAKKLGLAGTVCNQNDGSVLIEVEGDQDSLETFVAWCHQGPRLAKIKQVEVFENKIQNYSDFEIINCNS
- a CDS encoding glycosyltransferase family 4 protein is translated as MHILFISEFFPSLTKPIFSGGVEARSYYIATNLAKKHTVIVLARKKSGELALEQNGNITIKRFGSEISDTKASITSLFSRLCYVFWVVWQGFDLKQIDIIEAANFVTYIPASLLGIIKKVPTLAFYPDVLLGVWQKQFGFFLGLIGEISERISLLLPWTRFIVTDVSVLKKLEKAGIVKNKIALIPCGVDISKIRPYCQVKKDKKLLLVVSRLTAYKRVDWAIKLMSKISDQQVKLGIIGSGPQENTLKQMVKRMKLTNRVWFKKNLDQKTLYTTMAKAQLLIHPSLIEGFGIVLVEAAALGAPALVADIPTSQTFVKTLGSVELFEKDNFADFISKAQSLLKNQEKIRQLRDNGLKKVAVYNWEKIANETENLYQLCLKK